The following are from one region of the Sorghum bicolor cultivar BTx623 chromosome 2, Sorghum_bicolor_NCBIv3, whole genome shotgun sequence genome:
- the LOC8063467 gene encoding alpha-galactosidase: protein MAAKVTFCAFLFVLLSTSVVAIRPARSSPMARRAALENGLGRTPQMGWNSWNHFHRKINEDIIRQIADAMVDTGLAKLGYEYINIDDFWAAYDRDSQGNLAANVSTFPSGVRALADYVHGKGLKLGIYSDAGTRTCGKLMPGSLGYEDQDAKTFASWGVDYLKYDNCNNQGISPQPRYDAMSKALLNSGRNIFFSLCEWGVNDPATWAGGIGNSWRTTGDIKDTWAKMTAIADKNNKWASYAGPGGWNDPDMLEVGNGGMTTEEYRSHFSIWALMKAPLLIGCDIRSMSNETKEILSNRNVIAVNQDGLGVQGHKVQQDGDQEVWAGPLTGGRFAVVLWNRGSAQASITASWSSIGLNASTVADAHDLWIDDIISAVQGELEETVDSHACKMYVLTPK from the exons ATGGCGGCGAAGGTGACCTTCTGTGCTTTCCTCTTCGTCTTGCTATCGACGTCGGTGGTGGCGATCAGGCCGGCAaggtcatcacccatggcgagGAGAGCTGCGCTGGAGAATGGCCTTGGCCGGACTCCCCAGATGGG GTGGAACAGCTGGAATCACTTCCACCGGAAGATAAACGAAGATATCATTCGACAAATCG CTGATGCTATGGTGGATACTGGCCTAGCAAAGCTTGGATATGAATATATCAACATAG ATGATTTCTGGGCAGCCTATGACAGGGACTCCCAG GGCAACCTGGCTGCAAATGTGTCAACATTCCCATCAGGAGTAAGGGCCTTGGCAGATTATGTGCATGGGAAAGGGCTCAAACTAGGGATCTACAGTGATGCAGG GACACGAACTTGTGGCAAGTTGATGCCTGGATCGCTTGGATACGAAGACCAAGACGCGAAAACTTTTGCATCTTGG GGAGTCGATTACTTGAAGTATGACAACTGCAACAACCAGGGAATAAGCCCTCAGCCAAG ATATGATGCAATGAGCAAAGCGCTCCTGAATTCTGGGAGAaatattttcttctctctctgcGAATG GGGTGTGAATGATCCAGCAACATGGGCAGGTGGTATAGGAAATAGTTGGAGAACAACTGGTGACATCAAGGACACTTGGGCAAA AATGACGGCCATCGCCGATAAGAACAACAAGTGGGCATCATATGCAGGGCCTGGTGGATGGAATG ACCCAGACATGCTGGAAGTTGGAAATGGGGGGATGACAACAGAAGAGTACCGCTCCCATTTCAGCATATGGGCCTTAATGAAG GCACCTCTCTTGATTGGTTGTGACATCCGCTCAATGAGCAACGAAACCAAGGAAATCCTCAGCAATCGAAATGTTATTGCAGTTAACCAAG ATGGGCTTGGAGTACAAGGGCACAAAGTGCAACAAGATGGAGACCAAGAA GTATGGGCTGGTCCCTTGACTGGAGGGAGATTTGCAGTTGTTCTATGGAACAGAGGGTCTGCTCAAGCATCCATTACTGCCAGCTGGTCCAGCATTGGACTTAATGCATCTACTGTTGCTGATGCTCATGATCTGTGGATA